In the Micromonospora narathiwatensis genome, one interval contains:
- a CDS encoding SDR family NAD(P)-dependent oxidoreductase, which translates to MSSPARTPLIRGADVRRNRIVSMSVPGRDDVHESQVGPVGRPAGSTGRSRKPRTLVDQFRAVLLGHPEASTYRFLVDGEDDELVISNADMDRRARAIAATLRERVNEGDRALIVCPPGLDYLASFLGCLYARVIAVPVYPPNPVLLKRTLPRLIGVIEDAQPAIVLAPAEIIAMADPITALAPALGSLIWEAVDRIDHAVAEGWREPDLDGGDIAFLQYTSGSTGRPKGVVLSHGNLLANLEVTNQRFVTDVENTRLISWLPPYHDMGLIGSMLQPLYAGFSATFMSPTSFLKRPVRWLQAISTYGGTLSGSPNFGYELCVAKTTPEQRAALDLSSWRLAFSGAEPVRAETIDRFVEAFAPSGFRRSAFYPCYGLAEATLFVAGGLAGAEPGIRRVRAADLAGNRAIDAGPDEESRTLVSCGPSAAGHELAVVDPATGERLPAGRVGEIWFGGPSVAQGYWRRPEESEQIFRARIAGTGDGPFLRTGDLGFVDDNGELFVTGRHKDLIIIAGKNHYPSDIEFTVEQSDPTLRPGCGVACSVEVDGEEQLVVIHEVGGSRLRFDAERLIAAIRGAVSQEHGLQAYDVVLIKQGSIPKTSSGKLQRHAARRSYLAGRLEILASWSAADPERVTAGPGRAETVPPAPAGTPGRAEVERRLVETLAARLKVSPRAVDPTRPIATYGLQSVDLVGLVGELEGWLGRELSSTLIWEYPTIDALAAFLSEPASGATPASDGPATTTAGDAAVRPGAAATTAGGAGDAGTAGQPEPVAIIGIGCRFPGGVDGPESFWRLLTEGRDAIREVPADRWDVEELHTDDPAVPGRTTTRWGGFLDRIDKFDPHFFGISAHEAARMDPQQRLLAEVTWEALEDAGVVAEDLAGSATGVFVGIATNDYGQLTFQDLDRVDAYTGTGNAFSIAANRLSYLFDLRGPSIAVDTACSSSLVAVHQAVASLARGDCTLAVAGGVNVVLSPALAINFSKAGAMAGDGRCKTFDARADGYVRAEGAGVVVLKPLSRAVSDHDPIYGVILGGAVNQDGRTNGLMAPNPHAQEAVLRSAYERAGVPPERVGYVEAHGTGTLLGDPIEAKALAAVACVDRDPRQPLLVGSVKSNLGHLEAAAGIAGLIKTALVLRHREIPPSLHYEQPNPHIPFARLALRVADRRQPWPAPDAPAVAGVSSFGFGGTNAHLVLGESPRAAGIARTSDAAAATGGPLTNGRSGTNGRADVNGRADANGRIDVNGRTGAHGPASDGTAADGSEPAERGAARLLAISARTPEALRELAARYADRLAAPDAGAGLAAVCAAAATRRSHHEQRLACVGDSPDQLREALAAYAADEERAGLSWGGRRVGRHPKPVFMFSGQGPRWWPLTDDLLAVPVFRDALEQCARALRQYVDWSLLDLVTGRADEQLLSDPAVAQPTLTAVQIALAALWRSWGVEPAAVVGHSVGEVAAAQVAGALSVPDAMRVAWQRGRVIRAAIGNGRMAVIGLPLDRTERLLAEREPGAVSVAASNGPESTVLSGDGTALAALAETVQAEGIFCRLLESVDYASHSPQMEPLRAELGALLDGLTPRPATVPIISTVTARPIEGTALDAGYWATNLRQPVLFDSAVTGLVDAGHDIFVEISPHAMLGDPVTERIARQQREGVVVGSLRRDESGHATILGELGRLYTAGHPVDWRRVHGPDVPMVALPAYPWQRDRHWITDEYPRPRRTGHRGHPVLETYVRSAAEPGGHHFSARIDLAGFGYLRDHVVEDTPVLPASLLLDAALSATRRLLDDPTAVVERIELTRITVVDELAEEDTLQLVLLPETGAGGALRIYSRGPTEPDGTWREVAHGRYGAGAPDQPDATAEPLATVRARCAQPLDAAEHYARLDRSGLRYGPAFQGVGSIRRDGHEALAELRDPAELTGDHDPYLVHPALLDSCLQVLAAALTGDGTDAGTYLPVGVARFRLAAERVVPRWAHAVVDGASVGAPEITDARVVLYDAAGAPAGEITGVRLQRLAGAAADRVAESLLELSWRETADQPEETAAAGWWLLLADADPVGAELRAELAGRGVATVTVAPGDAYRQAAPDRYEIDPARPEDFVTLLTELRAARPEPCAGVVHAWSLDTALTEHALADAARGERQPAVADPATDATPAGGRDAELDRIELLGPVAVLHLVQALTGAAGRSPRLVLVTRGAQVVAGEPGTPALAQAGLWGLARVVTLEHGELRPTIVDLDPATEAHTIAGLADELLHRAGGEQVALRAGRRHTPRLAPWRAPAPTDADLRPHPFDGTDGNHRLLSLRGHLGSLTPVLWERTPPGPGQVQIEVTAAGLNFNDVLKAMEICPGVPPGIVPLGGECAGRITAVGAGVTGHRVGDRVMAVAPSSMAAYATTPAELVAGVPDGLTDEQAAAIPIAFLTVLYGLEYLGHLGEGDTVLIHSATGGVGLAALQVARRNGAEVLATAGSEEKRELLRGLGVKHVMDSRSLRFADEVLALTDGRGVDVVLNSLTGEALTRSLRVLAPNGRFVEIGKQDIYANSHLGLELLRHNRSFLAVDLERAFAEQPKLIARLLAGVRRGFADGEFSALPVTTFGYTDAAQAFGQMAQARHTGKIVLRPDVREAVVPPGEVPVRPAATYLITGGLGALGLRTARWLADRGARHLVLLGRSRPSAAAGRILDELRGRGVDVQVRHADIGRYDEVAAVVAGIDRELPPLAGIVHSAGVLDDGLMLQLDRARFRAVAAPKVDGAWHLHRATLDKDLDFFVLFSSAAALLGSPGQANYASANAFLDSLARLRRGQGRAALSVNWGPWSEAGLAARPDRGGQLAGQGIVSIDPSDGIEALDRLVRTPAAQAAVLPVDRDRLRAAATGGLLPALLADLVAADGTPAAAERQRSGEVRQRLLTVEPGRRRRNLLTQHVAGEVARVLKLDVARVDVTAPLASMGFDSLMSLELRKRLETSLDVELSATIAWRFPTIDALVPFLAERMDIPLAAQPAADGPPAAGPATTTAVTSGAGSGSPAGVGAAPADDDLATELEQLSDDDVEALLLAKLTQIDERRQG; encoded by the coding sequence ATGTCTTCGCCCGCCCGGACCCCGCTGATCCGTGGAGCAGACGTCAGAAGGAACCGGATTGTGAGCATGTCGGTCCCAGGGCGAGACGACGTACATGAGAGCCAGGTTGGCCCGGTGGGGCGACCGGCCGGGTCCACCGGCCGCTCCCGAAAGCCACGCACACTCGTCGACCAGTTTCGGGCTGTTCTTCTGGGACATCCGGAGGCGTCGACGTATCGGTTCCTGGTCGACGGCGAGGATGACGAACTGGTCATCTCGAACGCCGACATGGACCGGCGGGCACGGGCCATTGCGGCCACCCTGCGGGAGCGGGTGAACGAGGGCGACCGGGCGCTCATCGTCTGCCCGCCGGGCCTGGACTATCTCGCCTCGTTCCTGGGCTGCCTCTACGCCCGGGTGATCGCCGTACCGGTGTATCCGCCGAACCCGGTGCTGCTCAAGCGGACCCTGCCCCGGCTGATCGGCGTGATCGAGGACGCGCAGCCCGCCATCGTGCTGGCCCCGGCCGAGATCATCGCGATGGCCGACCCGATCACCGCGCTCGCCCCCGCCCTGGGGTCGCTGATCTGGGAGGCCGTCGACCGGATCGACCACGCCGTCGCCGAGGGGTGGCGGGAGCCCGACCTCGACGGCGGCGACATCGCCTTCCTCCAGTACACCTCCGGCTCGACGGGCCGGCCGAAGGGCGTGGTGCTCAGCCACGGCAACCTGCTGGCCAACCTCGAGGTGACCAACCAGCGCTTCGTCACCGACGTCGAGAACACCCGGTTGATCAGCTGGCTGCCGCCGTACCACGACATGGGGCTGATCGGCTCGATGCTGCAACCGCTCTACGCCGGCTTCTCCGCCACCTTCATGTCCCCGACGTCGTTCCTCAAGCGACCCGTCCGGTGGTTGCAGGCCATCTCGACGTACGGGGGCACGCTCAGCGGCAGCCCCAACTTCGGTTACGAGCTCTGCGTGGCGAAGACGACCCCGGAGCAGCGGGCCGCGCTGGACCTGAGCAGCTGGCGCCTGGCGTTCAGCGGCGCCGAGCCGGTCCGGGCCGAGACCATCGACCGGTTCGTGGAGGCGTTCGCCCCCAGCGGATTCCGGCGCAGTGCCTTCTACCCCTGCTACGGACTGGCCGAGGCGACCCTCTTCGTCGCCGGCGGGCTCGCGGGGGCCGAGCCCGGCATCCGCCGCGTGCGCGCCGCCGACCTCGCCGGCAACCGGGCGATCGACGCCGGCCCCGACGAGGAGAGCCGGACCCTGGTCAGCTGCGGACCGTCCGCCGCCGGCCACGAGCTGGCCGTCGTCGACCCCGCAACCGGCGAGCGGCTCCCGGCCGGGCGGGTCGGTGAGATCTGGTTCGGCGGCCCGAGCGTCGCCCAGGGCTACTGGCGGCGTCCCGAGGAGAGCGAGCAGATCTTCCGGGCACGGATCGCCGGCACCGGCGACGGGCCCTTCCTCCGTACCGGCGACCTCGGCTTCGTCGACGACAACGGGGAACTCTTCGTGACCGGCCGGCACAAGGACCTGATCATCATCGCCGGCAAGAACCACTACCCCAGCGACATCGAGTTCACGGTCGAGCAGAGCGACCCGACCCTGCGGCCCGGCTGCGGTGTGGCCTGCTCGGTGGAGGTCGACGGCGAGGAGCAGCTCGTCGTCATCCACGAGGTCGGCGGCAGCCGGCTCCGGTTCGACGCCGAGCGGTTGATCGCGGCGATCCGGGGCGCCGTCTCCCAGGAACACGGTCTCCAGGCGTACGACGTGGTCCTGATCAAACAGGGGAGCATCCCCAAGACGTCCAGCGGCAAGCTCCAGCGGCACGCCGCCCGCCGGTCGTACCTCGCCGGTCGCCTGGAGATCCTGGCGAGCTGGAGCGCCGCCGACCCGGAGCGCGTCACCGCCGGTCCCGGCCGGGCGGAGACCGTCCCCCCGGCGCCCGCCGGCACGCCCGGCCGGGCCGAGGTCGAACGGCGTCTCGTCGAGACGCTCGCCGCCCGGCTGAAGGTCAGCCCGCGGGCGGTCGACCCGACCCGGCCCATCGCCACCTACGGCCTGCAGTCGGTCGACCTGGTCGGTCTGGTCGGGGAGCTGGAGGGCTGGCTCGGCCGGGAACTCTCCTCGACCCTGATCTGGGAGTACCCCACGATCGACGCGCTCGCCGCGTTCCTCAGCGAACCGGCCTCCGGCGCCACCCCGGCCTCCGACGGCCCGGCCACCACCACCGCCGGCGACGCCGCCGTCCGCCCCGGCGCGGCGGCGACCACCGCCGGCGGGGCCGGTGACGCGGGTACGGCGGGCCAGCCCGAACCCGTCGCCATCATCGGCATCGGCTGCCGCTTCCCGGGTGGCGTGGACGGCCCGGAGAGCTTCTGGCGGCTGCTGACCGAGGGGCGCGACGCGATCCGCGAGGTGCCCGCCGACCGGTGGGACGTCGAGGAACTGCACACCGACGACCCGGCCGTACCCGGCAGGACCACCACCCGGTGGGGCGGCTTCCTGGACCGGATCGACAAGTTCGACCCGCACTTCTTCGGCATCTCCGCGCACGAGGCCGCCCGGATGGACCCGCAGCAACGGCTCCTCGCCGAGGTGACCTGGGAGGCGCTGGAGGACGCCGGTGTGGTCGCCGAGGACCTGGCCGGCTCCGCCACCGGCGTGTTCGTCGGCATCGCGACCAACGACTACGGGCAGCTGACCTTCCAGGACCTGGACCGGGTGGACGCCTACACCGGCACCGGCAACGCGTTCAGCATCGCGGCGAACCGCCTGTCGTACCTGTTCGACCTGCGCGGCCCGAGCATCGCCGTCGACACCGCCTGCTCCTCCTCACTGGTCGCGGTCCACCAGGCCGTGGCCAGCCTGGCCCGGGGCGACTGCACGCTGGCCGTCGCCGGGGGGGTCAACGTGGTCCTCTCCCCGGCACTGGCGATCAACTTCAGCAAGGCCGGCGCGATGGCCGGCGACGGGCGCTGCAAGACCTTCGACGCCCGCGCCGACGGCTACGTCCGGGCCGAGGGCGCGGGAGTGGTCGTCCTCAAGCCGCTGTCCCGGGCGGTCAGCGACCACGATCCGATCTACGGGGTGATCCTCGGCGGAGCGGTCAACCAGGACGGCCGGACCAACGGGCTGATGGCGCCGAACCCGCACGCCCAGGAAGCGGTGCTGCGCAGCGCGTACGAGCGGGCCGGCGTACCGCCGGAGCGGGTCGGGTACGTCGAGGCGCACGGCACCGGCACCCTCCTCGGTGACCCGATCGAGGCCAAGGCGCTGGCCGCGGTGGCCTGCGTCGACCGCGACCCGCGACAGCCCCTGCTCGTCGGCTCGGTCAAGTCCAACCTCGGGCACCTGGAGGCCGCCGCCGGCATTGCCGGGCTGATCAAGACCGCGCTGGTCCTGCGGCACCGGGAGATCCCGCCGAGCCTGCACTACGAGCAGCCCAACCCGCACATCCCGTTCGCGCGGCTCGCCCTCCGGGTGGCCGACCGGCGCCAGCCGTGGCCCGCCCCGGACGCCCCGGCCGTGGCGGGGGTCAGCAGCTTCGGCTTCGGTGGCACCAACGCGCACCTGGTCCTCGGCGAGTCGCCCCGGGCCGCCGGCATCGCCCGGACGTCCGACGCGGCGGCGGCGACCGGCGGACCGCTCACCAACGGCCGGAGCGGCACCAACGGCCGGGCCGACGTCAATGGCCGGGCCGATGCCAACGGCCGAATCGACGTCAACGGTCGGACCGGCGCGCACGGCCCGGCGTCGGACGGAACAGCGGCCGACGGGTCGGAGCCGGCCGAGCGGGGTGCGGCCCGGCTGCTGGCCATCTCGGCCCGTACCCCCGAGGCGCTGCGCGAGCTGGCCGCCCGCTACGCCGACCGGCTGGCCGCGCCGGACGCCGGCGCCGGGCTCGCCGCCGTCTGCGCCGCCGCGGCCACCCGCCGCAGCCACCACGAGCAGCGGCTGGCCTGCGTCGGCGACTCACCCGACCAACTGCGGGAGGCGCTCGCCGCGTACGCGGCGGACGAGGAACGGGCCGGACTCTCCTGGGGCGGCCGGCGGGTCGGCCGGCACCCGAAGCCCGTCTTCATGTTCTCCGGCCAGGGCCCGCGCTGGTGGCCGCTCACCGACGACCTGCTCGCCGTACCGGTCTTCCGGGACGCCCTGGAGCAGTGCGCCCGGGCGCTGCGGCAGTACGTCGACTGGTCCCTGCTCGACCTGGTCACCGGCCGGGCCGACGAGCAACTGCTCAGCGACCCGGCGGTGGCCCAGCCGACGCTGACCGCCGTGCAGATCGCCCTCGCCGCGCTGTGGCGCTCCTGGGGTGTCGAGCCGGCCGCCGTGGTCGGGCACTCCGTCGGTGAGGTGGCCGCGGCCCAGGTCGCCGGCGCGCTCAGCGTCCCCGACGCGATGCGGGTCGCCTGGCAGCGCGGCCGGGTCATCCGGGCCGCCATCGGCAACGGACGGATGGCGGTGATCGGGCTTCCGCTGGACCGGACCGAGCGGCTGCTCGCCGAGCGCGAACCGGGCGCCGTCTCGGTCGCCGCCAGCAACGGCCCGGAGTCCACCGTGCTCTCCGGCGACGGTACGGCGCTGGCCGCCCTCGCCGAGACGGTCCAGGCCGAGGGGATCTTCTGTCGGCTGCTCGAATCGGTCGACTACGCCTCGCACAGCCCGCAGATGGAACCGCTGCGCGCCGAACTCGGCGCGCTGCTGGACGGGCTCACCCCACGGCCGGCCACCGTGCCGATCATCTCCACGGTCACCGCCCGCCCGATCGAGGGCACCGCGCTCGACGCCGGGTACTGGGCCACCAACCTGCGGCAGCCGGTCCTCTTCGACTCCGCCGTCACCGGCCTGGTGGACGCCGGGCACGACATCTTCGTGGAGATCTCACCGCACGCCATGCTCGGCGACCCGGTCACCGAGCGGATCGCCCGCCAGCAGCGCGAGGGCGTCGTCGTCGGCTCGCTGCGCCGCGACGAGTCCGGCCACGCCACCATCCTCGGGGAGTTGGGCCGCCTCTACACCGCCGGCCACCCGGTCGACTGGCGCCGCGTCCACGGGCCGGACGTGCCGATGGTCGCCCTGCCGGCGTACCCGTGGCAACGGGACCGGCACTGGATCACCGACGAGTACCCGCGACCGCGCCGTACCGGCCATCGGGGACACCCGGTGCTGGAGACGTACGTCCGCTCCGCCGCCGAGCCGGGCGGGCACCACTTCAGCGCCCGGATCGACCTGGCCGGCTTCGGCTACCTGCGCGACCACGTGGTCGAGGACACCCCGGTCCTGCCGGCCAGCCTGCTGCTGGACGCCGCTCTGTCGGCCACCCGGCGACTGCTGGACGACCCGACCGCCGTCGTCGAGCGGATCGAGCTGACCCGGATCACCGTCGTGGACGAACTGGCCGAGGAGGACACCCTCCAACTCGTCCTGCTGCCGGAGACCGGCGCCGGCGGCGCGCTGCGGATCTACAGCCGCGGCCCGACCGAGCCCGACGGGACGTGGCGCGAGGTGGCCCACGGCCGGTACGGCGCCGGTGCCCCCGACCAGCCGGACGCGACCGCCGAGCCGCTGGCCACGGTACGGGCCCGCTGCGCGCAGCCGCTGGACGCCGCCGAGCACTACGCCCGGCTGGACCGCTCCGGGCTCCGCTACGGCCCCGCCTTCCAGGGCGTCGGCTCGATCCGGCGGGACGGGCACGAGGCGCTCGCCGAGCTGCGTGACCCGGCCGAGCTGACCGGGGACCACGACCCGTACCTGGTCCACCCGGCGCTGCTGGACAGTTGCCTCCAGGTGCTGGCGGCCGCCCTGACCGGCGACGGCACCGACGCCGGGACGTACCTGCCGGTCGGGGTGGCTCGCTTCCGGCTCGCCGCCGAGCGGGTGGTGCCGAGGTGGGCGCACGCCGTGGTCGACGGGGCGAGCGTCGGGGCGCCCGAGATCACCGACGCCCGGGTCGTGCTCTACGACGCGGCCGGCGCACCGGCGGGCGAGATCACCGGGGTCAGGCTCCAGCGGCTGGCCGGTGCCGCCGCCGACCGGGTCGCCGAGTCTCTCCTGGAACTCTCCTGGCGGGAGACGGCCGACCAGCCGGAGGAGACCGCCGCCGCCGGCTGGTGGCTGCTGCTCGCCGACGCCGACCCGGTCGGCGCCGAACTCCGCGCCGAGCTGGCCGGCCGGGGCGTGGCCACCGTGACCGTCGCCCCCGGCGACGCCTACCGGCAGGCGGCCCCGGACCGGTACGAGATCGACCCGGCGCGTCCGGAGGACTTCGTCACCCTCCTCACCGAGCTGCGCGCGGCCCGGCCGGAACCATGCGCCGGGGTGGTGCACGCGTGGAGCCTCGACACGGCGCTCACCGAACATGCCCTCGCCGACGCCGCTCGGGGAGAACGCCAGCCGGCCGTCGCGGACCCGGCCACCGACGCCACCCCGGCCGGCGGGCGGGACGCCGAACTCGACCGGATCGAACTGCTCGGCCCGGTCGCCGTCCTGCACCTGGTCCAGGCCCTCACCGGGGCCGCCGGCCGGTCGCCCCGGCTGGTGCTGGTCACCCGGGGCGCGCAGGTGGTGGCCGGCGAGCCCGGCACCCCGGCGCTGGCCCAGGCCGGTCTCTGGGGGCTGGCCCGGGTGGTCACCCTGGAACACGGCGAGCTGCGCCCCACCATTGTCGACCTCGACCCGGCCACCGAGGCGCACACCATCGCCGGCCTCGCCGACGAACTGCTGCACCGGGCCGGCGGAGAGCAGGTCGCGCTCCGGGCCGGGCGGCGCCACACCCCCCGGCTGGCCCCCTGGCGGGCCCCCGCCCCGACCGACGCCGACCTGCGGCCGCACCCGTTCGACGGGACCGACGGCAATCACCGCCTCCTGTCCCTGCGGGGACACCTGGGCAGCCTGACCCCGGTGCTCTGGGAACGGACCCCGCCCGGTCCCGGCCAGGTGCAGATCGAGGTCACCGCCGCCGGGCTCAACTTCAACGACGTCCTCAAGGCGATGGAGATCTGCCCCGGCGTACCCCCGGGCATCGTGCCGCTCGGCGGCGAGTGCGCCGGCCGGATCACCGCGGTCGGCGCGGGCGTCACCGGCCACCGGGTCGGCGACCGGGTGATGGCGGTCGCCCCGTCCAGCATGGCCGCGTACGCCACCACGCCGGCCGAGCTGGTCGCCGGCGTCCCGGACGGGCTCACCGACGAGCAGGCCGCCGCGATCCCCATCGCCTTCCTCACCGTGCTCTACGGCCTGGAGTACCTGGGCCACCTCGGCGAGGGCGACACCGTCCTGATCCACTCGGCGACCGGCGGCGTCGGGCTGGCCGCCCTCCAGGTGGCCCGCCGCAACGGGGCCGAGGTGCTGGCCACCGCCGGCAGCGAGGAGAAACGGGAACTGCTGCGCGGCCTCGGCGTCAAGCACGTCATGGACTCCCGGTCGCTGCGCTTCGCCGACGAGGTGCTGGCGCTGACCGACGGCCGGGGCGTGGACGTCGTGCTCAACTCGCTCACCGGCGAGGCGCTGACCCGCAGCCTCCGCGTGCTCGCCCCGAACGGCCGGTTCGTCGAGATCGGCAAGCAGGACATCTACGCCAACAGCCACCTTGGCCTGGAGCTGCTCCGGCACAACCGGTCGTTCCTCGCCGTCGACCTGGAACGCGCCTTCGCCGAGCAGCCGAAGCTGATCGCGCGCCTTCTCGCCGGGGTGCGGCGGGGCTTCGCCGACGGCGAGTTCTCCGCCCTGCCGGTCACCACCTTCGGCTACACCGACGCCGCCCAGGCGTTCGGCCAGATGGCGCAGGCCCGGCACACCGGCAAGATCGTGCTGCGGCCGGACGTGCGGGAGGCGGTCGTACCGCCGGGGGAGGTCCCCGTCCGGCCGGCGGCCACGTACCTGATCACCGGTGGTCTCGGCGCCCTCGGCCTGCGTACCGCCCGCTGGCTCGCCGACCGCGGCGCCCGGCACCTGGTGCTGCTCGGCCGCAGCCGGCCCTCGGCGGCGGCCGGGCGGATCCTCGACGAGCTGCGCGGACGCGGCGTCGACGTCCAGGTCCGGCACGCCGACATCGGCCGCTACGACGAGGTCGCCGCCGTGGTGGCCGGGATCGACCGGGAGCTGCCGCCGCTGGCCGGCATCGTGCACTCCGCCGGTGTGCTCGACGACGGGCTGATGCTCCAGCTCGACCGGGCCCGGTTCCGCGCGGTCGCCGCGCCCAAGGTGGACGGCGCCTGGCACCTGCACCGGGCCACCCTCGACAAGGACCTGGACTTCTTCGTCCTCTTCTCCTCGGCCGCCGCGCTGCTCGGCTCCCCGGGCCAGGCCAACTACGCCAGCGCGAACGCCTTCCTGGACAGCCTCGCGCGACTGCGCCGGGGCCAGGGCCGGGCCGCGCTGAGCGTCAACTGGGGTCCCTGGTCGGAGGCGGGTCTGGCGGCCCGCCCGGACCGGGGCGGCCAGCTCGCCGGGCAGGGCATCGTGAGCATCGACCCGAGCGACGGCATCGAGGCGCTGGACCGGCTGGTGCGTACCCCGGCCGCCCAGGCCGCCGTCCTGCCCGTGGACCGGGACCGGCTCCGCGCGGCGGCCACCGGCGGGCTGCTGCCGGCGCTCCTGGCCGACCTGGTCGCGGCGGACGGCACGCCGGCCGCCGCGGAACGGCAGCGCTCCGGCGAGGTACGCCAGCGGCTGCTCACCGTCGAACCGGGCCGCCGCCGACGCAACCTGCTGACCCAGCACGTGGCCGGGGAGGTGGCCCGGGTGCTCAAGCTCGACGTCGCCCGGGTCGACGTCACCGCGCCGCTGGCCAGCATGGGTTTCGACTCGCTGATGTCGCTGGAGCTGCGCAAGCGGCTGGAGACGTCCCTGGACGTCGAACTCTCCGCCACCATCGCGTGGCGGTTCCCCACCATCGACGCGCTGGTTCCGTTCCTCGCCGAGCGGATGGACATCCCGCTCGCGGCCCAACCCGCCGCCGACGGGCCCCCGGCAGCCGGCCCGGCGACCACCACCGCCGTCACGTCGGGGGCCGGCAGCGGTTCACCCGCCGGAGTGGGTGCCGCGCCGGCCGACGACGACCTGGCCACGGAGCTGGAGCAGCTCTCCGACGACGACGTCGAGGCGCTCCTGCTGGCCAAGCTCACCCAGATCGATGAAAGGCGTCAGGGATGA
- a CDS encoding flavin monoamine oxidase family protein, translating to MGSRGRTQLTSQLRATFAAHAESERTGIPVDEVIEMRAAGLSRRRLLGGAAVVGAAAVASAAGLPRPAAAAAAPAPPPSVTIVGAGLAGIRAAHWLYKVKGIRAAVYEGSSRIGGRCHTLRGFFDDGVVVEHGGAFINTEHNTIRSLANNLGLSLRLVNGGNQPPGGDKYWIDGANYPYSAANADWGQVYQAFKSAVQAAPYPQRYDSYTAAGLQLDNQTVNQWLDANIPGGLSSRFAKLMQSNVVAEYGMDPDQQSALNLIYLLGWNGPNSLAPLTGGDEKYTIIGGNDQLLTAMVAQLPAGTVTLDRKLVAVKANANGSVTCTFQTGTTYTDVTSDKVILALPFTTLRECDLSRAGFSTVKMRSVNEFDLGSNAKLHVQFTSRPWVAQGYGGSTYTNVTGFQCAWDDAVNQSTTTGVLCEFPGGSQTRAWTGAAFGAAPAAQVTSFLNQLEPIYPGITAAYNGRAYRDAWPLNPWSKGAYSSLKPGQSTRFFGVEATREGNVHFAGEHTSVEYFGYLNGAVESGERAAKEVAGP from the coding sequence ATGGGTTCCAGGGGTCGAACACAACTCACCAGCCAACTGCGTGCGACGTTCGCCGCGCACGCCGAATCCGAACGGACCGGGATCCCGGTCGACGAGGTCATCGAGATGCGCGCCGCCGGGCTGTCCCGGCGCAGGCTGCTCGGCGGCGCCGCGGTCGTCGGCGCGGCCGCCGTCGCCTCGGCCGCCGGCCTGCCCCGGCCCGCCGCGGCCGCCGCCGCACCCGCCCCGCCACCGTCGGTGACCATCGTGGGGGCGGGGCTCGCCGGCATCCGCGCCGCCCACTGGCTTTACAAGGTCAAGGGGATCCGGGCCGCCGTCTACGAGGGCAGCTCCCGGATCGGTGGCCGTTGCCACACCCTGCGCGGCTTCTTCGACGACGGGGTCGTCGTCGAGCACGGCGGCGCGTTCATCAACACCGAGCACAACACGATCCGCAGCCTCGCCAACAACCTCGGCCTCAGCCTGCGCCTGGTGAACGGCGGCAACCAGCCGCCCGGCGGGGACAAGTACTGGATCGACGGCGCAAACTATCCCTACAGCGCGGCGAACGCCGACTGGGGTCAGGTCTACCAGGCGTTCAAGTCGGCCGTGCAGGCCGCTCCCTACCCGCAGCGATACGACAGCTACACCGCCGCGGGGCTGCAACTGGACAATCAGACCGTCAACCAGTGGCTGGACGCGAACATCCCCGGAGGGCTTTCCAGCCGCTTCGCGAAGCTGATGCAGAGCAACGTCGTCGCCGAGTACGGCATGGACCCGGACCAGCAGTCGGCGCTCAACCTGATCTACCTGCTCGGCTGGAACGGGCCGAACTCGCTGGCCCCGCTCACCGGCGGCGACGAGAAGTACACGATCATCGGCGGCAACGACCAGCTGCTGACCGCCATGGTCGCCCAGCTGCCGGCGGGCACCGTGACGCTGGACCGTAAGCTGGTGGCGGTCAAGGCCAACGCCAACGGTTCGGTGACCTGCACCTTCCAGACCGGCACCACGTACACGGACGTGACCTCCGACAAGGTCATCCTCGCACTGCCGTTCACCACGCTGCGCGAGTGTGACCTGTCCAGGGCCGGGTTCTCGACGGTGAAGATGCGTTCCGTCAACGAGTTCGACCTGGGCAGCAACGCGAAGCTCCACGTCCAGTTCACCAGCCGACCCTGGGTCGCGCAGGGCTACGGCGGCTCCACCTACACCAACGTCACCGGCTTCCAGTGTGCCTGGGACGACGCGGTCAACCAGTCGACCACCACCGGCGTGCTCTGCGAGTTCCCCGGCGGCAGCCAGACCAGGGCGTGGACCGGCGCGGCGTTCGGCGCGGCACCGGCCGCCCAGGTCACGTCGTTCCTGAACCAGCTGGAGCCGATCTACCCGGGCATCACCGCCGCCTACAACGGCCGGGCGTACCGGGACGCCTGGCCGCTCAACCCCTGGTCGAAGGGCGCCTACTCGTCCCTCAAGCCGGGCCAGTCCACCCGCTTCTTCGGCGTCGAGGCCACCCGCGAGGGCAACGTCCACTTCGCCGGCGAGCACACCTCGGTGGAGTACTTCGGCTACCTCAACGGGGCGGTCGAATCCGGCGAGCGCGCCGCCAAGGAGGTCGCGGGGCCGTAG